From a single Wolbachia endosymbiont of Oedothorax gibbosus genomic region:
- a CDS encoding YgfZ/GcvT domain-containing protein: protein MSYIPFLSRGVIVLYGPDTRDFLQGIITNDINKLDSQKAIYSLLLSPQGKYLYDFFLIEYGKYTFLECENMHLQQMIEKLDLLKTYLRVKIKDVSALYKVGVLFNTKLAECSSKSQVIFQDPRHKLLGMRVIHKGEIKEPVGDFTQYEKVRIQNLVPDGAKDMVQNSSFPLQFLINGISFNKGCYIGQEVVNRMSRQEIFRRKLYLVEGDNALPDIGTKVTNENNEEIGELRSSVDNIGLALLNTQKSHTNLYASGARVFVR, encoded by the coding sequence ATGAGTTATATACCATTCCTAAGTCGTGGTGTAATAGTGCTATATGGGCCTGACACTAGAGATTTTCTGCAGGGCATTATAACCAATGATATTAATAAGTTGGATAGCCAAAAAGCCATTTACTCTTTATTGCTTAGCCCTCAAGGGAAATATCTATATGATTTTTTTCTTATTGAGTATGGTAAATACACTTTCTTGGAGTGCGAAAACATGCACTTACAGCAAATGATCGAGAAACTAGATTTACTTAAAACTTACCTGAGAGTGAAGATTAAAGACGTTAGTGCACTATATAAGGTTGGAGTTTTGTTTAACACTAAGTTGGCGGAGTGTAGTAGTAAGTCACAAGTTATTTTTCAAGATCCAAGGCACAAGCTGCTAGGAATGAGGGTAATACATAAAGGTGAAATAAAGGAGCCAGTTGGGGATTTTACTCAGTATGAAAAAGTTAGAATTCAAAATCTCGTTCCAGATGGAGCGAAAGATATGGTACAAAATTCATCATTTCCGCTGCAATTTTTAATCAACGGTATAAGCTTTAATAAGGGGTGTTATATAGGTCAGGAAGTCGTAAATCGAATGAGCAGACAAGAAATATTCAGAAGGAAACTTTACCTTGTTGAGGGGGATAACGCACTTCCAGATATTGGCACTAAAGTGACAAATGAAAATAATGAGGAAATAGGGGAACTGCGCTCTAGTGTAGACAATATCGGACTTGCATTGCTTAATACTCAAAAAAGTCACACAAATTTATATGCCAGTGGGGCTAGGGTATTTGTGCGTTGA
- a CDS encoding co-chaperone GroES has protein sequence MSNVNLNVLDDSVLIKPVSEEKQGGIMLPSSAEKKPTKGEIVATGEGSRNSNGERVALTVKAGDKVFYRQWAGTEIEHNDEKLIVMKESDILAVIK, from the coding sequence ATGTCAAATGTAAATTTAAATGTATTGGATGATAGCGTGCTGATCAAGCCTGTTAGCGAGGAAAAGCAAGGTGGAATTATGCTTCCATCAAGTGCTGAAAAGAAACCTACTAAAGGTGAAATTGTAGCAACTGGTGAAGGTTCACGCAACTCAAATGGCGAACGCGTAGCTTTAACTGTGAAGGCTGGTGATAAAGTGTTCTATCGTCAATGGGCTGGTACAGAAATAGAACATAATGATGAAAAGCTTATCGTGATGAAAGAGTCCGATATACTTGCTGTCATTAAATAG
- the groL gene encoding chaperonin GroEL (60 kDa chaperone family; promotes refolding of misfolded polypeptides especially under stressful conditions; forms two stacked rings of heptamers to form a barrel-shaped 14mer; ends can be capped by GroES; misfolded proteins enter the barrel where they are refolded when GroES binds), with the protein MTNVVVSGEQLQEAFREVAAIVDSTVAITAGPRGKTVGINKPYGAPEITKDGYKVMKGIKPEKPLNAAIASIFAQSCSQCNDKVGDGTTTCSILTSNMIMEASKSIAAGNDRVGIKNGIQKAKDVILKEITSMSRTISLEKMDEVAQVAIISANGDKDIGNSIADSVKKVGKEGVITVEESKGSKELEVELTTGMQFDRGYLSPYFITNNEKMIVELDNPYLLITEKKLNIIQPLLPILEAVVKSGKPLVIIAEDIEGEALSTLVINKLRGGLKVAAVKAPGFGDRRKEMLEDIATLTGAKYVIKDELGIKMEDLTLDDLGTAKNVKITKDNTTVVSENSDSDSVKARIEQIKSQIETSTSDYDKEKLRERLAKLSGGVAVLKVGGATEVEVKERRDRVEDALHATRAAIEEGIVPGGGVALLYASSVLDKLKGASDEEQIGINIIKKILSAPIRRLVKNAGLESAVIIDYLIKQNDKELIYNVEAMNYANAFTAGVIDPAKVVRIAFETAISVASVLITTESMIVDVPSKENASSPMGAGEMGGMGGF; encoded by the coding sequence ATGACTAATGTAGTAGTATCAGGTGAGCAGTTGCAAGAAGCCTTTCGTGAAGTCGCAGCAATAGTGGATTCAACGGTAGCAATAACTGCGGGACCTAGAGGAAAAACAGTAGGGATTAATAAGCCCTATGGAGCACCAGAAATTACAAAAGATGGTTATAAGGTGATGAAGGGTATCAAGCCTGAAAAACCACTAAATGCTGCAATAGCAAGCATCTTTGCCCAAAGTTGTTCTCAATGTAACGACAAAGTTGGTGATGGTACAACAACGTGCTCAATATTAACTAGCAACATGATAATGGAAGCTTCAAAATCAATTGCTGCTGGAAACGATCGTGTTGGTATTAAAAACGGAATACAGAAGGCAAAAGATGTAATATTAAAGGAAATTACATCAATGTCTCGTACAATTTCTCTGGAGAAAATGGATGAAGTAGCGCAAGTTGCGATAATCTCTGCAAATGGTGATAAGGATATAGGTAACAGTATCGCTGATTCCGTGAAAAAAGTTGGAAAAGAGGGTGTAATAACTGTTGAAGAGAGTAAAGGTTCAAAAGAGTTAGAAGTTGAGCTGACTACTGGCATGCAATTTGATCGCGGTTATCTCTCTCCGTATTTTATTACAAATAATGAAAAAATGATCGTGGAGCTTGATAATCCTTATTTATTAATTACAGAGAAAAAATTGAATATTATTCAACCTTTACTTCCTATTCTTGAAGCTGTTGTTAAATCTGGTAAACCTTTAGTTATTATTGCAGAGGATATCGAAGGTGAAGCATTAAGCACTTTAGTTATCAATAAATTGCGTGGTGGTTTAAAAGTTGCTGCAGTAAAAGCTCCAGGTTTTGGTGACAGAAGAAAGGAGATGCTCGAAGACATAGCAACTTTGACTGGTGCTAAGTACGTCATAAAAGATGAACTTGGAATCAAGATGGAAGATCTGACACTTGATGATCTTGGTACTGCTAAAAATGTTAAAATTACTAAAGATAATACCACAGTTGTCAGCGAAAATAGCGATTCTGACAGTGTGAAAGCTAGAATCGAGCAGATCAAATCTCAAATTGAAACTTCAACTTCTGATTATGATAAAGAAAAGCTAAGAGAACGTTTAGCGAAATTATCAGGTGGTGTTGCTGTGCTAAAAGTTGGTGGAGCAACTGAAGTGGAAGTTAAAGAACGTAGAGATAGAGTTGAAGATGCGCTACATGCAACAAGAGCTGCAATTGAAGAAGGCATAGTTCCAGGTGGTGGAGTTGCGCTTCTTTATGCTTCATCTGTTCTCGACAAATTAAAAGGTGCAAGTGACGAAGAGCAAATAGGCATAAACATTATCAAGAAAATTCTCAGTGCTCCAATTAGAAGGTTAGTTAAAAATGCTGGTCTTGAATCTGCTGTTATAATTGACTATTTGATTAAGCAGAATGATAAAGAGCTTATATACAACGTTGAGGCTATGAATTACGCTAATGCATTTACAGCTGGTGTGATTGATCCAGCGAAAGTGGTACGCATTGCTTTTGAAACAGCAATATCTGTTGCAAGTGTGTTGATCACTACTGAATCTATGATAGTTGATGTACCAAGCAAAGAAAATGCTTCATCTCCTATGGGTGCAGGAGAAATGGGTGGCATGGGTGGATTCTAA
- a CDS encoding protein-disulfide reductase DsbD domain-containing protein: protein MKIHIYLILFLFFSCTQLYADEEIAKFDLLIGEINETSLTLKGAIKVTIKPGWHIYYKDPGDFGLPTSFDCQGNTSNIDIHWPTPKEHEDKVGRETFVSNVYEDMVLFPFKMNIFLNQEYIDLDFHIQYAICKDRCIPKNVEIKIKQPLKDFIDSDVDKLINEWYEK from the coding sequence ATGAAAATACATATATATTTAATATTGTTTTTATTTTTTTCTTGCACTCAACTATATGCTGACGAGGAAATTGCAAAATTTGATTTACTTATTGGCGAGATAAATGAAACAAGCCTTACTCTTAAAGGTGCAATAAAGGTTACAATAAAACCAGGTTGGCATATATATTACAAAGATCCTGGAGATTTCGGCCTTCCCACTTCCTTTGATTGTCAGGGTAACACATCAAATATAGATATCCATTGGCCTACTCCCAAGGAACATGAAGATAAAGTAGGGAGAGAGACGTTTGTAAGTAACGTATATGAGGATATGGTATTATTTCCCTTTAAGATGAATATATTTTTAAATCAAGAGTACATTGACCTTGATTTTCATATACAATATGCGATATGTAAAGATAGATGCATCCCTAAAAATGTTGAGATAAAAATCAAACAGCCACTAAAGGATTTTATAGATTCTGACGTCGATAAACTTATAAATGAGTGGTATGAAAAATAG
- a CDS encoding alanine:cation symporter family protein, which produces MDIVKFVLLLPTILLMLVAGVYLSVKLKWLQIFRLPYALSLIGVKRGENKFSSIAALFTILGGNLGVGNISGTAVALKTGGPGSILWMAIIIVITSVIKYVTCYLSIKTRKEKNGRFIGGPVAYMADAFNSRKATIVFLVVMMMVSITVGNLVQVNSLSIPLNMIDVPVVIGGIVMAIIFFVVAVLSLKKIKIFISAMIPIMTVSYLILCGIILFKFSENILPSLKLITSSFFTTSSFNSGLSLGLILEMLTIIQVGTLRGIFATDIGLGLEGIVHSSIVPKKNNNKFIIEQSLITIISPFIVAFIVFITTMVLLVTDSWVTDLESTNMCIFAFRKAMNWPYIDYLIMVIMFCFAFTTIFTWFFCSKQTIRYVSMDNKYTKIWIVIFTMIIPLGAIGKVRLLWDVADISIAALLFINILAILKLTSQDPEVFTMSSRYLKLGAN; this is translated from the coding sequence ATGGATATAGTAAAGTTTGTTTTATTACTGCCAACAATATTACTCATGCTAGTTGCTGGTGTTTACCTATCGGTTAAACTAAAATGGCTACAGATATTTAGATTGCCGTACGCCCTTTCACTCATTGGAGTTAAAAGAGGAGAAAATAAATTTTCTTCTATAGCCGCTCTATTTACAATCTTAGGGGGAAATTTAGGAGTAGGAAATATTTCAGGAACTGCTGTTGCTCTAAAAACCGGAGGACCGGGCTCTATTTTATGGATGGCAATAATTATTGTTATCACTTCTGTGATAAAATATGTCACTTGTTATCTAAGTATAAAAACCAGAAAGGAAAAGAACGGACGGTTTATAGGTGGCCCTGTAGCCTACATGGCTGATGCATTTAACTCTAGAAAAGCTACAATTGTGTTTCTGGTTGTTATGATGATGGTTTCAATAACAGTTGGTAACCTTGTTCAGGTAAATTCTCTATCAATACCACTTAACATGATAGATGTGCCTGTAGTCATTGGTGGCATTGTAATGGCCATAATATTTTTTGTTGTTGCAGTTCTCAGCTTAAAAAAAATTAAAATTTTTATATCGGCTATGATACCAATAATGACGGTAAGTTACCTCATACTTTGCGGTATCATATTATTTAAGTTTAGTGAAAATATCCTTCCTTCTCTAAAATTAATAACAAGCAGTTTTTTTACAACTAGTAGCTTTAACTCTGGTTTATCTCTAGGTTTGATTTTAGAAATGTTGACTATTATTCAAGTCGGAACTTTGCGAGGTATTTTTGCAACAGATATAGGGCTTGGTCTCGAAGGAATCGTGCACTCTTCAATTGTTCCTAAGAAAAATAACAATAAATTTATTATTGAACAGAGCCTAATCACAATAATATCGCCTTTTATAGTTGCATTCATAGTGTTTATTACAACAATGGTACTGCTGGTCACAGATTCTTGGGTCACTGATTTAGAGAGTACTAACATGTGCATATTTGCTTTTAGAAAAGCTATGAATTGGCCCTATATTGACTATTTAATTATGGTCATAATGTTTTGTTTTGCTTTCACTACTATTTTTACTTGGTTTTTTTGCTCAAAACAGACAATACGCTATGTGTCTATGGATAATAAATACACTAAAATCTGGATTGTAATTTTTACCATGATTATTCCGCTTGGTGCGATAGGTAAAGTCCGGTTGCTATGGGATGTCGCTGATATCTCGATTGCTGCTTTGTTGTTTATCAACATACTCGCTATACTCAAGCTAACTTCTCAAGATCCAGAAGTGTTTACTATGAGTAGCAGATATTTAAAATTAGGCGCCAACTAA
- a CDS encoding Maf family nucleotide pyrophosphatase, whose product MTERSLNNLILASSSERRIALLKQINIEPGLILPADIDEAPLKKELPKDYSIRMAKSKAEKIQSSNPNYFVLGVDTVVACGRRILLKAENVGQAEKCIRLLSGRRHRVYTSVCLLTPDQSKQHIRTVVTIVKFKRLSEQEIKYYLASEEWKNRAGGCNIQGLAGMFVLFLRGSYSSVIGLPLHETYCLLSNYFNLLSFARL is encoded by the coding sequence GTGACAGAACGATCTCTAAATAATCTTATTCTTGCTTCATCATCGGAAAGGCGTATAGCTTTACTAAAACAAATAAATATTGAGCCAGGTTTAATTTTGCCAGCAGACATAGATGAAGCCCCTTTAAAAAAGGAACTTCCGAAGGATTACTCAATCCGTATGGCAAAAAGTAAAGCTGAGAAAATACAAAGTTCAAATCCAAATTACTTTGTGCTTGGTGTTGATACAGTTGTTGCTTGTGGTAGAAGAATATTGCTTAAAGCTGAAAACGTTGGACAAGCAGAAAAATGCATCCGCTTGTTATCAGGAAGAAGGCATAGAGTATACACCAGTGTGTGTCTATTAACTCCCGATCAATCCAAACAACATATTAGGACTGTGGTTACAATAGTGAAATTTAAACGTCTCAGTGAACAAGAAATTAAGTATTATTTAGCATCAGAAGAGTGGAAAAATAGGGCAGGGGGGTGCAATATACAAGGCCTAGCTGGAATGTTCGTATTATTCTTACGCGGCTCCTACTCTTCCGTTATAGGGTTACCGTTGCATGAAACCTATTGTTTGCTAAGTAATTATTTCAATCTCTTGTCTTTTGCTCGTCTTTAG
- the infA gene encoding translation initiation factor IF-1 yields the protein MIKDEKSKTIFEVEGAVTALLPAAEFRVKLDNEHEIICHVSGKVRRSKIRIIIGDRVLVEMSIYDRNARKGRIIRRLKGTSDRTISK from the coding sequence ATGATAAAAGATGAGAAATCGAAAACAATTTTTGAGGTGGAAGGGGCAGTAACTGCTTTACTACCTGCAGCAGAATTTAGAGTGAAACTGGACAATGAACATGAGATTATCTGTCATGTATCAGGGAAAGTGAGAAGAAGTAAAATACGCATCATTATAGGGGATAGGGTGTTAGTTGAGATGAGCATTTACGATAGGAATGCGAGAAAGGGTAGGATAATTAGAAGGCTTAAAGGTACAAGTGACAGAACGATCTCTAAATAA
- a CDS encoding IS5 family transposase (programmed frameshift), producing MRNLYPSDISREQFEKIRSILESSRKKTKPRKLDLYDVFCAVLYVLKSACQWRMLPKDFPKWRSCYEYFKKWSEKPSEDTESTLERVLKKLVGETRISNGRKERTSFCIIDAQSVKNADTAENKGYDAGKKISGIKLHIAVDTQGLPHAIYVTTAEATDRSSAMKMVENAKEKLSEVKNILVDAGYTGENFATQIKATIGSTVEVIKRSELHTFVVLPKRWVVERSFAWLEKCRRLWKNCERKLNTSLQMVVLAFTSLLLKRL from the exons ATGAGAAATTTATACCCAAGTGACATAAGTCGAGAACAATTTGAAAAAATCAGATCAATTCTGGAGAGTAGTAGGAAGAAAACAAAACCAAGAAAACTTGATTTGTATGATGTATTTTGTGCAGTGCTGTACGTCCTAAAAAGTGCCTGTCAGTGGAGAATGCTGCCAAAAGATTTTCCAAAATGGCGAAGTTGTTACGAATATTTTAAAAAATGGAGTGAAAAACCAAGCGAAGATACAGAAAGTACTTTGGAGCGTGTATTA AAAAAATTAGTTGGAGAGACACGTATCAGCAATGGTCGGAAAGAAAGAACTAGTTTTTGTATAATTGATGCTCAGAGCGTAAAAAATGCAGATACTGCTGAAAATAAGGGCTACGATGCAGGTAAAAAAATTTCAGGAATAAAGCTCCATATTGCAGTAGATACACAAGGTTTACCACACGCGATTTATGTAACAACGGCAGAAGCAACCGACCGCAGCAGTGCCATGAAAATGGTCGAAAATGCTAAAGAAAAACTCTCTGAAGTTAAAAATATACTTGTTGATGCAGGCTACACTGGAGAAAATTTTGCAACACAAATAAAAGCAACTATTGGTTCGACGGTCGAAGTAATAAAGCGAAGTGAATTACACACCTTTGTTGTACTGCCAAAGAGATGGGTTGTTGAGCGCTCTTTTGCTTGGTTGGAAAAATGTAGGCGTTTGTGGAAAAATTGCGAGCGGAAACTCAACACTAGCTTACAAATGGTCGTTCTTGCTTTCACTTCTTTACTCCTTAAAAGATTATGA
- a CDS encoding adenylosuccinate synthase: MNNIVIVGLQWGDEGKGKIVDYLSENADAVVRFQGGNNAGHTIVIDDEVYKLNLLPSAVLRPGKISIIGNGVALDPHALISEIESLKIKGVDVNHNNLMVSESCPLILSVHKDKEKLFEDLNGNRKIGTTNKGIGPCYEDKVGRRAIRLCDLENADELNKRVDTLLNYHNAIRKGLNYQVVKKEEILKEIQEISEKILSYKKPVWKILNDFMKEGKKVIFEGAQGTFLDIDHGTYPFVTSSNTVASQAITGSGLASNAYIIGVAKAYTTRVGNGPFPTEQKNEVGDSLFTIGKEFGTVSNRRRRCGWFDAVLVRQAAQLSGVSSIVLTKLDVLDSFDTIKICTGYKYSGKMYDYLPALHSMQEELEPIYEEFPGWKENTQGKRSIEALPINLIKYIDRLEKLIGVPIHLISTSPKREDITELKDF, from the coding sequence ATGAATAACATTGTAATTGTTGGTCTGCAATGGGGTGACGAAGGCAAGGGTAAAATAGTAGATTATCTTTCTGAGAATGCAGATGCAGTTGTGAGATTTCAGGGAGGAAATAATGCAGGGCACACTATAGTAATAGATGATGAGGTTTATAAATTAAATTTACTGCCCTCTGCTGTTTTGAGGCCAGGCAAAATATCTATCATAGGAAATGGCGTTGCTCTTGATCCACACGCTCTAATCTCAGAAATAGAGTCATTGAAAATTAAAGGAGTAGACGTAAACCATAACAATTTGATGGTATCTGAAAGCTGTCCATTAATACTTAGCGTACATAAGGATAAGGAAAAGCTATTTGAAGACTTAAACGGAAATCGCAAAATTGGTACAACAAACAAAGGGATAGGACCATGTTATGAAGATAAAGTTGGAAGGAGAGCTATACGCCTTTGTGACTTAGAAAACGCAGATGAGCTCAATAAAAGGGTAGATACTCTTTTGAATTACCATAATGCTATCAGGAAAGGCCTTAACTACCAGGTGGTTAAAAAAGAAGAAATATTAAAGGAAATTCAAGAAATTTCAGAAAAAATTCTTTCATATAAAAAACCTGTGTGGAAGATATTAAATGACTTTATGAAAGAAGGTAAGAAAGTAATATTTGAAGGCGCCCAAGGCACATTTTTAGATATTGACCACGGAACTTACCCTTTTGTTACTTCAAGTAATACTGTAGCGTCGCAAGCAATAACAGGCTCAGGATTAGCCTCCAATGCTTACATTATTGGTGTGGCAAAAGCTTATACAACCAGAGTGGGCAATGGTCCATTCCCTACTGAGCAAAAGAACGAAGTGGGGGATAGCTTATTTACTATAGGCAAGGAATTTGGAACAGTGAGCAATAGAAGAAGGCGCTGCGGATGGTTTGACGCAGTTTTAGTGCGCCAGGCTGCACAACTTTCTGGAGTTTCAAGCATTGTATTAACCAAATTAGATGTGCTTGATTCTTTTGATACAATTAAAATATGCACTGGTTACAAGTATAGCGGAAAAATGTATGATTATTTACCCGCATTGCATTCAATGCAAGAGGAATTAGAGCCAATATATGAAGAGTTTCCTGGCTGGAAAGAAAACACTCAAGGGAAAAGGTCGATTGAAGCATTACCTATCAATTTAATAAAATATATAGACAGGTTAGAAAAATTAATAGGTGTACCAATTCATCTAATTTCAACTAGTCCAAAGAGAGAGGATATTACTGAGCTTAAAGATTTCTGA
- the ccmC gene encoding heme ABC transporter permease CcmC, which yields MFLLKPTNFSSFSKKALPWLGVICFACFLIGMFLALFFSPEDYKQGEIVRIMYIHVPSAWLALGIYGLIASLSFISLVWNNSIASILAHAAAPAGTVFSAICLITGSIWGKGTWGTWWVWDARLTSMLILFFLYVGYLSLWSAFDNEARAEKSAAVFAIFSAINIPVVKFSVNLWSTLHQPASILRRGGVAIESSLLLPLIVMFMFCATFFLVVWILYSLYLINLYKIKREISVRY from the coding sequence ATGTTTTTATTAAAGCCTACAAATTTCTCTTCTTTTTCTAAGAAAGCTCTACCTTGGCTTGGGGTTATTTGTTTCGCATGTTTTTTAATTGGAATGTTTTTGGCGTTATTCTTTTCCCCAGAAGATTATAAACAAGGAGAAATTGTACGAATTATGTACATTCATGTGCCTTCTGCATGGCTTGCTCTTGGAATATATGGACTTATTGCATCACTCAGTTTCATTTCATTGGTGTGGAACAATAGCATTGCTAGTATCTTGGCACATGCTGCTGCTCCTGCAGGGACAGTCTTTTCTGCAATATGCTTAATCACAGGTAGCATCTGGGGAAAAGGAACCTGGGGCACTTGGTGGGTATGGGATGCAAGGCTTACTTCAATGCTGATTTTATTTTTCCTATATGTTGGATACCTTTCATTGTGGAGCGCTTTTGATAATGAAGCGAGAGCAGAAAAATCAGCAGCAGTATTTGCCATTTTTAGTGCTATAAATATTCCCGTAGTAAAATTTTCTGTGAATTTATGGTCTACTCTCCACCAGCCTGCAAGTATTCTAAGAAGAGGTGGAGTAGCAATAGAGAGTTCCCTGCTGTTGCCACTCATTGTAATGTTTATGTTTTGTGCCACATTTTTTTTAGTAGTGTGGATACTGTATTCGCTTTACTTAATTAATTTATATAAGATAAAGAGAGAAATTAGTGTGCGATATTAG
- a CDS encoding pyruvate, water dikinase regulatory protein, giving the protein MTLKKLNLHLVSDSSGETVISVAKSALKHFRSIETIEYVWSFVKKEEQIDKILEEINRKSDEHNFVICTITDDELRKYLKDNCIKLKIPYRAILSHIIREISSYLEIEKDEKLDLHTEINNGYFQRIEAINYTINHDDGQNIQDIDKADIILVGVSRTSKSPTSTYLAYRGYKVANIPFVSGVPFYVDLAKLENKLTIGVTIDVSRLIEIRKNRLTSINNEDNNIYADPEKVEEEIKEAEELFKQNNWPIIDVTQKSIEEVSATIIQYFNKMLSID; this is encoded by the coding sequence ATGACCCTTAAAAAGCTTAATTTACACTTAGTATCAGATTCAAGTGGTGAAACTGTTATATCAGTTGCAAAATCAGCTCTGAAACACTTTCGCTCTATAGAAACGATCGAATATGTTTGGTCTTTTGTGAAAAAAGAGGAGCAGATTGACAAAATTCTGGAGGAAATTAATAGGAAAAGTGATGAGCATAACTTTGTTATATGCACTATTACTGATGATGAGCTAAGAAAATATCTAAAAGATAACTGTATAAAGTTGAAAATTCCCTATAGAGCAATATTATCACATATTATTAGAGAAATTTCGTCCTATCTTGAAATTGAAAAAGACGAAAAGCTTGACTTGCATACTGAGATAAACAACGGATATTTTCAGCGCATTGAGGCAATAAACTACACTATTAATCATGATGATGGGCAAAATATTCAAGATATTGATAAAGCAGATATAATTTTGGTTGGAGTTTCACGTACATCAAAATCTCCCACCAGTACGTATTTAGCTTACCGAGGCTATAAGGTTGCAAATATTCCTTTTGTTAGTGGGGTACCCTTTTATGTCGACTTAGCAAAATTAGAAAATAAACTGACGATAGGGGTAACAATAGACGTAAGTAGACTAATAGAAATACGCAAAAATAGACTTACTTCAATTAACAACGAAGATAATAATATATATGCTGATCCTGAAAAAGTAGAAGAGGAAATTAAAGAAGCAGAGGAACTATTTAAGCAGAATAACTGGCCAATCATTGATGTCACGCAAAAGTCGATCGAAGAAGTATCAGCAACAATTATACAATATTTTAATAAAATGTTATCAATTGACTAA
- the ykgO gene encoding type B 50S ribosomal protein L36, whose amino-acid sequence MKVKGSLKSHRNRDKNCKVVKRGGKIYIINKVKPRCKARQGS is encoded by the coding sequence ATGAAAGTCAAAGGGTCGCTAAAATCTCATCGTAATAGAGATAAAAATTGTAAAGTTGTGAAAAGGGGTGGTAAGATTTACATTATAAATAAGGTAAAGCCAAGGTGTAAAGCGCGTCAAGGTTCTTAG
- a CDS encoding FtsB family cell division protein — MVLISKKKQKLLCLSAALLISFLTLYFSISTITGKRGLLTLIDLKKEIEYNKLLLKDVSSEKEKLDNKVFGLYEKSLDLDLLDEQAKNALGYVNPNELMVVLDME, encoded by the coding sequence ATGGTGCTTATATCTAAAAAGAAGCAAAAGTTACTGTGTTTAAGCGCAGCCTTACTCATTTCTTTTCTTACATTATATTTCAGCATTAGCACAATTACAGGTAAACGTGGCTTATTGACGTTAATCGATTTAAAAAAAGAAATCGAGTACAATAAACTTTTGCTAAAGGATGTCTCTTCTGAAAAGGAAAAGTTGGACAACAAAGTATTTGGCTTGTATGAAAAAAGCTTAGATTTAGATCTGCTTGATGAGCAAGCAAAAAATGCTTTAGGTTATGTGAACCCTAATGAACTTATGGTTGTTCTTGACATGGAATAG